The DNA window AAGCTGTAGTACGGAGTCCAGCACAGCACGTAGGCCACCAGGACCAGGATCAGAACCACTACCGTCCTGCGCCGCTTCCGCAGACGTTTACGGATCTGCTGGGTCTGGACGCCGGGAAGGTCTTTGAACCACAACTCGGCGGAGATGCGCACGTAGCAGACGGCCATGACGCCCACCGGGCCCAGGAACTCCACCGCCAACACCAGCAGGAAGTAGGAGGGGTACCACACCTGCTGCTCCGCCGGCCAGATCTGGGCGCAGAAGATCTTGGAGGCTCCGCCCCCCAGGCTGGGGTAGGCGGTCTCTGACGACATGACGGCCGAGGGGATGGCGATCAGGACGGGCAGCGCCCAGACGGCGGCCATGACGCAATACGCCGTCTGGCGCTTCATGCGAGGTCTCAGAGGGTGCACGATGGCCAGGTACCTGCAGGCACACGCGCGTCAACCCCGGGCTTCGCCAACAGGAAGTGCTTGTCCCTACCTGTCCACGGCGATGGCCAGCAGGGCGTTGGTGGACACGTGGAGCGAGAGCGTGCGCAGGTAGTTGACGGCGCCGCACATGAGGAGGCCGTGGTCCCAGGACAGCCGCTTGAGGACGTAATAGTCCAGCAGCAGGGGGCAGCAGAGCGCCGCCACCAGCACGTCGGACAGCGCCAGGTTGGCCATCAGCAGGTTGGTCAGGCTGCGCAGCTTCCTGTGGCGCACCAGCCCGGCGATGAAGGCGCAGTTGCCCACGCCGCACACCGCCATGATGCACAGCAGGACCGCCGCGATCACCACGCTGGCCGCCAAGAAGGCGGGGCCCCGCGTGGTGTCCGGGACGTCCTCCGGGGCCACCCCGTAGTCCACGTCTTCGTCTGGGGCCAACCGGCTGTCGTTCATCGTTGGCTGGCGCACAAAACGACAACAAGACGTCACAGTTTGCTTAGCAACCAGCTGAGTGAGCTAAGCTAACGCCAACTGTGCTAAGTTATGTTAAGATAAACTAAGACAAGTTATAAGACAAACTAAGATAAGTTATGATATGCTAAGATAAACTAAGCTAAATTATGATATGCTAAGATAGGTTATAAAATAAACTAAGATAGGCTAAGATAAACTAAGCTAAAGTATGATCAACTAAGATAAATTATGATATGCTAAGATACAAACTAAGATAAGTTATGATCAACTAAGATAAATTATGATATGCTAAGATAAGTTATAAAATAAACTAAGATAAATGATATGCTAAgataaactaaactaaagtatGATCAACTATGATAAATTATGATATGCTAAGATAAACTAAGCTAAAGTATGGTAAACTAAGATAAGTTATGATATGCTAAGATAAACTAAGCTAAAGTATGATCAACTATGATAAATTATGATATGCTAAGATAAACTAAGCTAAAGTATGATAAACTAAGATAAGTTATGATATGCTAAGATAAACTAAGATAAGTTATGATAAGATCAACTAAGATACATAATGATATGCTAAACTAAGCTATGATCTATTAAGATAAATTATGATATTCTAAGATACAAACTAAGATAAGTTATGATAAACTAGGATAAATGATGATATGCTAAGATAAGTTATAAAATAAACTAAGATAAATGATATGCTAAGATAAGCTAAACTAAAGTATGATCAACTATGATAAATTATGATATGCTAAGATAAACTAAGCTAAAGTATGATAAACTAAGATAAGTTATGATATGCTAAGATAAACTAAGATAAGTTATGATAAGATCAACTAAGATACATAATGATATGCTAAACTAAGCTATGATCTATTAAGATAAATTATGATATTCTAAGATACAAACTAAGATAAGTTATGATAAACTAGGATAAATGATGATATGCTAAGATAAGTTATAAAATAAACTAAGATAAATGATATGCTAAGATAAACTAAGCTAAAGTATGATCAACTAAGATAAGCTATGATATGCTAAGATAAACTAAGATAAGTTATGATAAGATCAACTAAGATACATAATGATATGCTAAACTAAGCTATGATCTATTAAGATAAATTATGATATTCTAAGATACAAACTAAGATAAGTTATGATAAACTAGGATAAATTATGATATGCTAAGATAAGTTATAAAATAAACTAAGATAAATGATATGCTAAGAtaaactaaagttaaagttaaagtaccaatgatagtcactcacacactacgtgtggtgaaatgtgtcctctgcatttgacccatccccttgttcaccccctgggaggtgaggggagcagtgagcagcggcagtggccacgcccgggaatcatttttggtgacttaaccccccaattccaacccttgatgctgagtgccaagcagggaggtaatgggtcccatttttatagtctttggtatgactcggccggggtttgaactcacaacctacacaTATCAGGGCAGAtactctaacccagacctgggcattctgcggcccgcgggccacatccggccctttgtgcgtccctgtccggcccgcgtgaggccaatcataaattacaaaataaattttaaaaaatatctatctcgagtgtgcaatacaacggtgctgcttttgttttgaaaagcgttatttgtgttacttccgtgtggacgtatgcgcgtgcacgattgtgagtgaatgtaaaCAGCagtaatcacaaattacaaaaataaatttaaaaaaacatctatgtcgtgcgtgcaatacaactgtgctgcttttattttgaaaagtgttatttatcggcatatgtccgtgtgtaacctgtgagtgaaggtgcacagcgacaaatgatgcacggttatccccgagacgctaaaaagacaaaagttgatgacgaatggcgtgttttcaacaagacatggactgccaagtatttctttacagaaattaaaggtaaagccgtgtgtttaaaggcctactgaaagccactactaccgaccatgcagtctgatagtttatatatcaatgatgaaatcttaacattgcaacacatgccaatacggccgggttaacttatgaagtgcaattttaaatttcccgcgaaagttccggttgaaaacgtctatgtatgatgacgtatgcgcgtgacgtcaatggttgaagcggaagtattgggacacattgtatccaatacaaacagctctgttttcatcgcaaaattccacagtattctggacatctgtgttggtgaatcttttgcaatttgtttaatgaacaatggagactgcaaagaagaaagctgtaggtgggatcggtgtattagcggctg is part of the Entelurus aequoreus isolate RoL-2023_Sb linkage group LG22, RoL_Eaeq_v1.1, whole genome shotgun sequence genome and encodes:
- the prokr1a gene encoding prokineticin receptor 1a isoform X2; its protein translation is MNDSRLAPDEDVDYGVAPEDVPDTTRGPAFLAASVVIAAVLLCIMAVCGVGNCAFIAGLVRHRKLRSLTNLLMANLALSDVLVAALCCPLLLDYYVLKRLSWDHGLLMCGAVNYLRTLSLHVSTNALLAIAVDRYLAIVHPLRPRMKRQTAYCVMAAVWALPVLIAIPSAVMSSETAYPSLGGGASKIFCAQIWPAEQQVWYPSYFLLVLAVEFLGPVGVMAVCYVRISAELWFKDLPGVQTQQIRKRLRKRRRTVVVLILVLVAYVLCWTPYYSFALLRDFYPSLISGDRNSLLVFYVIECVAMSNGVINTLCFVGVRRRAQRPRGPARFPLVSFLARKSMDGAEARTSSLRVTEDAGGVRSV
- the prokr1a gene encoding prokineticin receptor 1a isoform X1; translated protein: MTINSLSPTMNDSRLAPDEDVDYGVAPEDVPDTTRGPAFLAASVVIAAVLLCIMAVCGVGNCAFIAGLVRHRKLRSLTNLLMANLALSDVLVAALCCPLLLDYYVLKRLSWDHGLLMCGAVNYLRTLSLHVSTNALLAIAVDRYLAIVHPLRPRMKRQTAYCVMAAVWALPVLIAIPSAVMSSETAYPSLGGGASKIFCAQIWPAEQQVWYPSYFLLVLAVEFLGPVGVMAVCYVRISAELWFKDLPGVQTQQIRKRLRKRRRTVVVLILVLVAYVLCWTPYYSFALLRDFYPSLISGDRNSLLVFYVIECVAMSNGVINTLCFVGVRRRAQRPRGPARFPLVSFLARKSMDGAEARTSSLRVTEDAGGVRSV